In the genome of Asterias amurensis chromosome 16, ASM3211899v1, one region contains:
- the LOC139949087 gene encoding proteasome subunit beta type-3-like, with translation MSIMSYNGSAILAMIGKDCVAIAADRRFGIQAQTVSMDCQKLFEMGPRLYVGLSGLATDVQTVANRLKFRLNLYCLRENRDIKPKTFMNMVSNLLYERRFGPYFTEPVIAGLDPKTSEPFICNLDLIGCPMFTDDFVVAGTCTEQLYGMCESLWVPNLEPDDLFETASQALLNAVDRDAVSGWGAVVHIIEKDKITTRTVKGRMD, from the exons ATG AGTATTATGTCATATAATGGTTCTGCCATTCTGGCAATGATCGGCAAAGACTGTGTCGCTATAGCAGCGGATAGACGTTTTGGAATCCAAGCACAAACCGTTTCTATGGACTGCCAGAAGCTGTTTGAAATGGGTCCTAGGCTGTACGTTGGTCTCTCTGGTCTTGCTACAGATGTACAGACAGT TGCTAATCGTCTGAAATTTCGTCTCAACCTGTACTGTCTGAGGGAAAACAGAGATATCAAGCCTAAGACATTTATGAATATGGTGTCAAACTTACTCTACGAGAGAAG ATTTGGACCATACTTTACAGAACCAGTTATTGCAGGACTTGATCCTAAAACCAGTGAGCCATTCATTTGTAATCTAGATCTGATTGGTTGTCCAATGTTTACTGATGACTTTGTAGTAGCTGGAACATGTACAGAACAACTTTATGGCATGTGTGAATCTCTCTGGGTACCCAATCTG GAGCCTGATGACCTTTTTGAGACAGCTTCTCAAGCATTACTAAATGCTGTAGATAGAGATGCAGTATCTGGATGGGGAGCTGTGGTCCACATCAT TGAGAAAGACAAAATCACCACAAGGACGGTGAAAGGAAGGATGGACTGA
- the LOC139949088 gene encoding citrate synthase, mitochondrial-like, producing MSLLKVISRRTFLQAKNVLPSLACGMRNVSDSTNLKDVMADLVPIKQKEVQAFRKSHGTKVIGEVMVDQLYGGMRGIKGLVTETSVLDAEEGIRFRGHTIPDCQEKLPKAPGGSEPLPEGLFWLLMTGEVPTQQQADAVSKEWAARGAVPSHVAQMLNNFPSSLHPMSQFSAAITAMNSDSKFAQAYNDGVNKASYWEYAYEDSMDLCAKLTTVAATIYRNLYREGTSVCPIDVNLDWSGNFAAMLGYDDEMFKELMRLYLTIHSDHEGGNVSAHTVHLVGSALSDPYLSLAAGMNGLAGPLHGLANQEVLVWITKLQEKLGGEVSDAQLKEFIWNTLQSGQVVPGYGHAVLRKTDPRYTCQREFALKHLPDDPLFKLVSQIYKVVPDTLREHGKAKNPWPNVDAHSGVLLQYYGMTEMNYYTVLFGVSRALGTLSSLVWDRALGLPLERPKSMSTEGLMKLTGAK from the exons ATGTCTTTGCTGAAGGTGATATCGAGACGAACATTTCTCCAAGCCAAA AATGTCTTACCATCATTGGCTTGTGGAATGAGGAATGTCTCGGATTCGACA AATTTGAAGGATGTGATGGCTGACTTGGTGCCCATTAAGCAGAAGGAAGTGCAAGCATTTCGTAAGAGTCATGGGACTAAGGTGATTGGTGAAGTCATGGTGGATCAG cTCTATGGAGGTATGCGCGGTATTAAAGGTTTAGTCACAGAAACATCAGTGTTGGATGCAGAGGAAGGAATTCGTTTCCGTGGACATACCATTCCAGACTGCCAAGAAAAGTTGCCTAAAGCTCCAGGAGGTAGTGAGCCACTCCCTGAAGGATTATTCTGGCTGTTAATGACGGGAGAGGTTCCAACTCAACAACAG gcTGATGCAGTGTCCAAGGAGTGGGCAGCTCGTGGGGCTGTTCCTTCTCATGTAGCTCAGATGCTGAACAACTTCCCATCATCCTTACATCCTATGTCACAATTCAGTGCAGCTATTACTGCAATGAACAGTGATAGTAAGTTTGCACAGGCATATAACGATGGTGTCAACAAGGCATCTTACTGGGAG TATGCATATGAAGATTCTATGGATTTGTGTGCCAAGCTGACTACCGTTGCTGCCACAATCTACCGTAATCTCTACAGAGAAGGAACCAGTGTATGCCCCATTGATGTCAATCTTGACTGGTCAGGAAACTTTGCTGCAATGCTGGGTTATGACGATGAAATGTTTAAAGAACTCATGAGACTCTACCTTACCATTCACAG TGACCATGAGGGAGGGAATGTTAGTGCACATACTGTTCATCTGGTTGGTAGCGCTTTATCGGACCCCTACCTCAGCTTGGCTGCCGGAATGAATGGTCTTGCAGGACCATTGCATGGATTAGCAAACCAG GAAGTATTAGTGTGGATAACCAAGCTTCAAGAAAAATTAGGAGGTGAAGTATCTGATGCACAGTTGAAGGAATTCATCTGGAATACCCTGCAATCTGGACAG GTTGTACCGGGCTATGGACATGCTGTTTTGAGGAAGACAGATCCAAGATATACTTGTCAGCGTGAGTTTGCGTTGAAGCATCTGCCAGACGACCCCCTCTTTAAGTTAGTATCTCAGATATATAAGGTGGTTCCTGACACCTTGAGGGAGCATGGGAAAGCTAAGAATCCATGGCCTAATGTGGATGCACACAGTGGTGTACTCTTGCAG TATTATGGCATGACCGAGATGAATTACTACACAGTGTTGTTTGGAGTATCTAGAGCACTTGGGACGTTGTCATCTCTAGTGTGGGATAGAGCACTTGGTCTGCCCCTCGAACGTCCTAAATCAATGAGCACCGAGGGATTGATGAAGCTTACAGGAGCCAAGTAA
- the LOC139949089 gene encoding 10 kDa heat shock protein, mitochondrial-like, which produces MAGLRKLKPLFDRILVERFAPELKTKGGIMLPEKSQAKVLDATVCAVGPGARNQQGDMVPVAVTVGDRVLLPEYGGTKVSVDDKEFYLFREGDILAKWEESA; this is translated from the exons ATG GCTGGACTAAGGAAACTGAAGCCTTTGTTTGATCGCATCTTAGTTGAGAGATTTGCACCTGAGCTGAAGACAAAAGGTGGTATTATGCTTCCAGAGAAGAGCCAGGCTAAGGTACTGGATGCTACAGTTTGTGCTGTGGGACCTGGAGCCAGAAACCAG CAAGGAGACATGGTGCCAGTGGCTGTAACTGTTGGTGATCGAGTTTTGCTTCCAGAATATGGAGGAACTAAAGTTTCTGTTGATGACAAA GAATTTTATTTATTCAGGGAAGGAGATATATTGGCCAAGTGGGAGGAGTCAGCTTGA
- the LOC139948843 gene encoding 60 kDa heat shock protein, mitochondrial-like, producing MFRVPAVMRPLMARALTPSSSYAVPAMTRCYAKDIKFGADARSQMLEGVDLLADAVAVTLGPKGRNVIIEQSWGSPKITKDGVTVAKSIELKDKQKNLGAKLVQDVANNTNEEAGDGTTTATILARAIAREGFENISKGANPVEIRKGVMMAVECVVDALKSLSKPVTTPEEIAQVATISANGDKAIGDLISQAMKRVGRDGVLTVKDGKTLNDELEVIEGLKFDRGYISPYFITTAKGQKVQYEDALLLLSEKKISTIQSIVPSLELANAQRRPLVIIAEDVDGEALSTLVLNRLKVGLQVVAIKAPGFGDNRKNQVHDMAIATGGMVFGDESMDVKIEEVQMQDLGQIGEITVTKDDTLILRGKGDRAAIDRRINQIRDEIEDTTSEYEKEKLSERLAKLSDGVAVLKIGGSSDVEVNEKKDRVQDAMNATRAAVEEGIVPGGGVALLRCIPALDSITTENKDQETGIAIIRKALQMPCYQLATNAGVEGSLVVAKLLTSESEIGYDAMKGEYVDMVKAGIMDPTKVVRTALVDAAGVASLLSTAEVIVTELPKDDKVPDMGAMGGMGGMGGMGGMGGMGGL from the exons ATGTTTCGTGTACCAGCTGTAATGAGGCCATTGATGGCCAGAGCGCTAACTCCATCTTCATCGTATGCTGTACCTGCAATGACCAGATGTTATGCCAAGGACATCAAGTTTGGTGCTGATGCTAGATCTCAGATGCTTGAAGGAGTGGATCTCTTGGCAGATGCTGTAGCAGTAACCTTAGGACCAAAG GGTCGCAATGTGATTATTGAACAGAGTTGGGGAAGTCCAAAAATAACTAAAGATGGAGTGACTGTTGCAAAGTCAATAGagttaaaagataaacaaaagaACCTGGGTGCCAAGTTGGTACAAGATGTTGCCAACAATACCAATGAAGAGGCTGGAGACGGAACAACCACAGCAACCATCTTAGCAAGAGCCATAGCAAGAGAAGGATTTGAGAACATCAGTAAAGGAGCTAATCCAGTTGAGATCCGTAAAGGAGTCATGATGGCTGTTGAATGTGTGGTAGACGCTCTGAAATCACTCTCCAAACCCGTCACTACACCTGAAGAAATTGCACAG GTTGCTACCATTTCAGCAAATGGAGATAAAGCCATTGGAGATTTGATATCTCAAGCTATGAAACGTGTTGGTCGTGATGGTGTTCTGACTGTTAAGGATGGAAAGACTCTTAATGACGAATTAGAGGTTATTGAAGGACTGAAATTTGACAGAGGTTACATTTCTCCTTACTTCATTACTACTGCTAAAG GTCAGAAGGTCCAATATGAAGATGCACTTCTGTTACTGAGTGAGAAGAAGATATCCACTATTCAGTCTATTGTACCGTCATTGGAGCTTGCTAATGCACAGAGACGACCCTTGGTTATTATTGCTGAAGATGTAGATGGAGAGGCTTTGAGCACATTAGTCCTCAACAG ATTGAAGGTTGGATTACAGGTAGTTGCAATCAAGGCTCCGGGATTTGGTGATAATAGAAAGAACCAGGTGCATGATATGGCCATTGCTACAGGTGGAATG GTGTTTGGAGATGAATCTATGGATGTTAAGATAGAAGAAGTACAAATGCAAGACCTTGGACAGATTGGGGAAATCACTGTCACAAAAGATGATACCTTGATTCTTAGA GGAAAGGGTGACAGAGCTGCCATAGACCGCCGTATTAATCAGATCAGAGATGAGATTGAAGACACCACGTCCGAGTATGAGAAGGAGAAATTAAGTGAGCGTCTTGCCAAGCTATCTGATGGAGTAGCCGTTTTGAAG ATTGGTGGATCTAGTGATGTAGAGGTGAATGAGAAGAAAGATAGAGTTCAAGATGCAATGAATGCAACCAGAGCAGCTGTAGAAGAGGGTATCGTTCCAGGCGGTGGAGTAGCATTGCTTAGGTGTATACCAGCATTAGATAGTATTACAACAGAAAACAAGGACCAAGAAACTG GTATTGCCATTATTCGCAAGGCTCTTCAGATGCCATGTTATCAACTAGCGACCAACGCAGGAGTAGAAGGCTCATTGGTAGTTGCTAAATTATTGACCTCCGAGTCTGAAATTGGTTATGACGCAATGAAAGGGGAATATGTTGACATGGTCAAAGCTGGTATCATGGACCCAACAAAG gTTGTGAGAACGGCACTTGTTGACGCTGCAGGAGTGGCATCACTATTATCAACAGCTGAAGTTATAGTTACTGAGTTACCTAAGGATGACAAAGTACCAGATATGGGTGCAATGGGTGGTATGGGAGGTATGGGTGGTATGGGAGGTATGGGTGGTATGGGGGGATTATAA